A region of Campylobacter armoricus DNA encodes the following proteins:
- the lepA gene encoding translation elongation factor 4: protein MKNIRNFSIIAHIDHGKSTLADRIISECGAISERLMSAQVMDTMDIEKERGITIKAQSVRLNYKLNNKEYILNLIDTPGHVDFSYEVSRSLASCEGALLVVDASQGVEAQTIANVYIALENNLEIIPVINKIDLPSADIEKVKHEIEHIIGIDCSEAICVSAKTGIGIKELIETIITKIPAPKTDDEAPTKALIYDSWFDNYLGALALVRIYEGNIAKNDEVLVMSTDKKHLVQDLFYPHPLNPIKTKKIESGEVGVIVLGLKNVADVQVGDTITLAKNKAKEAIGGFEKAKAFVFAGLYPIETDKFEDLRDALDKLKLNDSSITYEPETSLALGFGFRVGFLGLLHMEVIKERLEREFNLDLIATAPTVTYEIYQTDGEILKIQNPSELPPINKIDHIKEPYVKATIITPSEYLGNLITLLNRKRGIQVKMDYITPERVLLEYDIPLNEIVMDFYDKLKSLTKGYASFDYEPIEFRIGDLVKLDIKVAGENVDALSIIVPNEKALSKGRELVKAMKEIVPRQLFEVAIQASIGNKIIARENVKSMGKNVTAKCYGGDITRKRKLLEKQKEGKKRMKAIGKVHLPQEAFLSVLKID from the coding sequence ATGAAAAATATTAGGAATTTTTCAATTATTGCGCATATTGATCACGGAAAAAGCACCTTAGCTGATAGAATTATTAGCGAATGTGGAGCAATTAGTGAGAGACTAATGAGTGCTCAAGTAATGGATACTATGGATATCGAAAAAGAACGCGGTATTACTATAAAAGCACAATCTGTTCGTTTGAATTATAAATTAAATAATAAAGAATACATATTAAATTTAATAGATACTCCAGGACATGTGGATTTTTCATATGAAGTTAGTCGCTCTTTAGCGAGTTGTGAAGGTGCTTTACTTGTGGTTGATGCCTCTCAAGGTGTTGAAGCCCAAACAATTGCAAATGTTTATATAGCCTTGGAAAATAATCTTGAAATCATTCCAGTAATAAATAAAATAGATCTGCCATCAGCGGATATTGAAAAAGTTAAACACGAGATAGAACATATCATAGGCATTGATTGCTCTGAAGCAATTTGTGTTAGTGCTAAAACTGGTATTGGCATAAAAGAATTAATTGAAACCATAATCACAAAAATTCCTGCACCAAAAACCGATGATGAAGCACCTACAAAAGCTTTGATTTATGATTCTTGGTTTGATAATTATCTTGGAGCTTTAGCTTTAGTTAGAATTTACGAAGGAAATATTGCTAAAAATGATGAAGTTTTGGTAATGAGTACAGACAAAAAACATTTAGTGCAAGATCTATTTTACCCACATCCATTAAACCCTATAAAAACTAAAAAAATAGAATCAGGGGAAGTTGGAGTTATAGTTCTTGGTCTTAAAAATGTAGCTGATGTTCAAGTAGGTGATACCATAACACTAGCTAAAAATAAAGCAAAAGAAGCCATTGGTGGATTTGAAAAAGCCAAAGCTTTTGTCTTTGCAGGATTATATCCTATAGAAACAGATAAATTTGAAGATTTAAGAGATGCTTTAGATAAATTAAAACTTAATGATAGTTCTATAACCTATGAACCTGAAACCTCGCTAGCTTTAGGATTTGGTTTTAGGGTTGGATTTTTAGGACTTTTACATATGGAAGTTATCAAGGAAAGATTAGAACGCGAATTTAATCTTGATCTGATTGCAACAGCTCCAACCGTTACTTATGAGATTTATCAAACAGATGGTGAAATTTTAAAAATTCAAAATCCAAGCGAATTACCACCAATTAATAAAATTGACCATATTAAAGAACCTTATGTAAAAGCTACCATCATAACACCTAGTGAGTACTTAGGAAATTTAATCACTCTTTTAAATCGCAAACGCGGCATACAGGTAAAAATGGATTATATTACCCCTGAACGCGTTTTACTTGAATATGATATACCTTTAAATGAAATAGTAATGGATTTTTATGATAAATTAAAATCACTTACCAAAGGTTATGCTAGTTTTGATTATGAGCCTATTGAATTTAGAATTGGAGATCTTGTAAAACTTGATATAAAAGTAGCTGGAGAAAATGTTGATGCACTAAGCATTATAGTTCCAAATGAAAAAGCTTTAAGTAAAGGTAGGGAACTTGTCAAAGCTATGAAAGAAATTGTTCCAAGACAACTTTTTGAAGTAGCAATTCAAGCAAGTATCGGTAATAAAATTATAGCAAGAGAGAATGTAAAATCTATGGGTAAAAATGTTACTGCAAAATGCTATGGTGGAGATATTACTAGAAAAAGAAAACTTTTAGAGAAACAAAAAGAAGGTAAAAAAAGAATGAAAGCTATCGGAAAAGTGCATTTGCCTCAAGAAGCTTTTTTAAGTGTTTTAAAAATAGACTAA
- a CDS encoding MATE family efflux transporter codes for MSLHNFYTNTNPSVLFYKCAIPNIASAAFIYLYVIIDGIFVGRYLGTDALAAMNLVMPFIMISFALADMIAIGSSVQIAINLGKGKIEKARRIFSFCIILIFAISCLMGILGFFLAKPLSVFIGADETIQKLSTEYMQIFAIFAPFTMLAFAMDNYLRICGKTFYSMLVNIITALSNIVLDWLFIVVFEWGLFSAALATCIGMFLGTILGFLPFIFKDLILKFKKPIINFKILKNIIYNGSSEFFSNISSSIYTILANTILLKIAGNQALAAFSIILYISTFTFALILSMCEAMQPAISYNYGYKNTPRIKAIFKRMLLASCMFSVFVFLIVYFYNGFIVSFFNKNNEIDFANLAQNALMLFSFSFLLSWLSKLCASFFTSLDKPMISLTISIMQSLILPFIFIQILSKIFGLNGVWLASFVSEICMSFIVLLLLYKTFKNLNS; via the coding sequence ATGTCTTTACACAATTTTTATACCAATACAAATCCTAGTGTATTATTTTACAAGTGTGCCATACCAAATATAGCAAGCGCAGCTTTTATATATCTTTATGTTATTATAGATGGAATTTTTGTTGGAAGATATTTAGGTACAGATGCACTAGCTGCTATGAATTTAGTTATGCCTTTTATTATGATAAGTTTTGCATTAGCTGATATGATAGCTATAGGTTCTTCGGTGCAAATAGCTATCAATCTAGGCAAAGGAAAAATAGAAAAAGCTAGACGCATTTTTTCTTTTTGCATAATTCTTATTTTTGCAATTTCTTGTTTAATGGGAATTTTAGGTTTTTTTCTTGCAAAACCTTTAAGTGTTTTTATAGGTGCTGATGAAACCATACAAAAGCTATCAACTGAATATATGCAAATATTTGCTATTTTTGCACCTTTTACTATGCTAGCCTTTGCAATGGATAATTATTTAAGAATTTGTGGGAAAACATTCTATAGTATGCTAGTTAATATCATAACAGCTTTAAGTAATATAGTTTTAGATTGGCTTTTTATAGTAGTTTTTGAATGGGGTCTTTTTTCGGCTGCTTTAGCAACTTGTATAGGTATGTTTTTAGGAACTATTTTAGGCTTTTTACCTTTTATTTTCAAAGATTTAATCTTAAAATTTAAAAAACCTATAATTAATTTTAAAATATTAAAAAATATTATCTATAATGGTTCTTCTGAATTTTTTTCCAATATATCAAGTTCAATTTATACAATACTTGCTAATACAATATTGCTAAAAATAGCTGGCAATCAAGCATTAGCGGCATTTTCTATTATACTCTATATAAGCACTTTTACTTTTGCTTTAATTTTATCAATGTGTGAGGCTATGCAACCTGCAATAAGTTATAATTATGGATACAAAAACACCCCAAGAATCAAAGCTATATTTAAAAGAATGTTACTTGCTTCTTGCATGTTTAGCGTGTTTGTATTTCTTATAGTGTATTTTTACAATGGTTTTATAGTTTCATTTTTTAATAAAAATAATGAGATAGATTTTGCAAATTTAGCTCAAAATGCACTTATGTTGTTTTCTTTTTCATTTTTACTAAGCTGGCTTAGCAAACTTTGTGCTTCATTTTTTACATCATTAGATAAACCTATGATTTCTTTAACTATATCTATAATGCAAAGCTTAATCTTGCCTTTTATTTTTATACAAATTTTATCCAAAATTTTTGGATTAAATGGAGTTTGGCTTGCTTCTTTTGTAAGTGAAATTTGTATGAGTTTCATAGTTTTACTTTTGCTTTATAAAACTTTTAAAAATCTAAACTCTTAG
- a CDS encoding uroporphyrinogen-III synthase, producing the protein MIYFIGNEQFDGVKTIKLNEIYFCDFSVDLERFDCLIISSKNALKSLMKSKSKIDFNIKVYAVGAKSANFAKECGFKNVKYPSKAYGKNLAYEFLAEFESQKCIYLRAKKINSGLNEYLLEEGIDLKQIIAYENIILSPKKDEIKIHHPSVFVFSAPSSVEQFLKFYSLKKEDKVVVIGESTASKLKDFANLYICKEQDLNSCIKLAKSLDF; encoded by the coding sequence GTGATATATTTTATAGGTAATGAGCAATTTGATGGAGTTAAAACTATAAAATTAAATGAAATTTATTTTTGTGATTTTAGTGTAGATTTAGAGAGATTTGATTGTTTGATAATTAGTTCTAAAAATGCTTTAAAATCACTAATGAAAAGTAAAAGCAAAATTGATTTTAATATAAAAGTCTATGCTGTGGGTGCTAAAAGTGCTAATTTTGCGAAAGAATGTGGATTTAAAAATGTCAAATATCCTAGCAAGGCTTATGGCAAAAATTTAGCATATGAATTTCTAGCAGAATTTGAAAGTCAAAAATGCATTTACCTAAGAGCAAAGAAGATTAATTCAGGGCTTAATGAGTATTTGTTAGAAGAGGGGATTGATTTAAAGCAAATTATTGCTTATGAAAATATTATTTTATCACCAAAAAAAGATGAGATAAAAATTCACCATCCAAGTGTTTTTGTCTTTAGTGCACCTTCTAGTGTTGAGCAATTTTTAAAATTTTATTCTTTAAAAAAAGAAGATAAAGTAGTTGTCATAGGTGAAAGCACAGCTTCAAAATTGAAAGACTTTGCAAATTTATATATTTGCAAAGAACAAGATTTAAATTCGTGCATAAAATTGGCTAAGAGTTTAGATTTTTAA
- a CDS encoding thiamine-binding protein: MEFSIFSISGEISKKEEVIKILKKLQEKNIDFKLHSMGTCIECKNIKQALKILHIASKCMDAKRYYINAKFDCYKNRKNAIKNKIKTVKENL, translated from the coding sequence ATGGAATTTAGTATATTTAGTATAAGTGGGGAAATTTCCAAAAAAGAAGAGGTTATTAAAATTTTAAAAAAACTACAGGAGAAAAATATAGATTTTAAGCTCCATAGTATGGGAACTTGTATAGAATGTAAAAATATAAAACAAGCTTTAAAAATTTTACATATAGCTTCAAAGTGCATGGATGCAAAAAGGTATTATATAAATGCTAAATTTGATTGTTATAAAAATAGAAAAAACGCTATAAAAAATAAAATAAAAACGGTTAAAGAGAATTTGTAG
- the thiE gene encoding thiamine phosphate synthase encodes MKSFDIYLVASKGLRSEVEFLNIIEASLKAGLGILQLREKKLSSLEFYNLALKVKRLCDVYNTPFVVNDRIDIAMSVNASGVHIGQEDIPLKKARELLGNDKIIGISINHKNELKNIKEADYIGVGAVFATPSKKDCVVLGVDGLKEIANLSPLPVVAIGGIDENNVILLRNCKIKGVAVIRAIMDSKNPFLSTLNLKKIFSEFSK; translated from the coding sequence ATGAAATCATTTGATATTTATCTTGTTGCTAGTAAGGGTTTAAGAAGTGAGGTTGAATTTTTAAATATTATAGAAGCTTCTTTAAAAGCTGGTTTAGGTATTTTACAACTTAGGGAAAAAAAATTAAGTTCATTAGAATTTTATAATCTTGCTTTAAAAGTAAAAAGACTATGTGATGTATATAATACACCTTTTGTGGTAAATGATAGAATAGATATAGCTATGAGTGTAAATGCCAGTGGAGTACATATAGGGCAAGAGGATATACCATTAAAAAAAGCTAGAGAACTTTTGGGAAATGATAAGATTATAGGAATTAGTATCAATCATAAAAATGAACTTAAAAACATAAAAGAAGCTGATTATATAGGAGTAGGGGCTGTTTTTGCTACTCCTAGTAAAAAAGATTGTGTGGTATTGGGTGTAGATGGTTTAAAAGAAATTGCTAATTTAAGTCCTTTGCCTGTAGTGGCTATTGGCGGTATAGATGAAAATAATGTCATTTTACTAAGAAATTGCAAGATTAAAGGTGTAGCGGTTATTAGAGCTATAATGGATTCAAAAAATCCTTTTTTATCAACTCTAAATTTAAAAAAAATATTTTCGGAGTTTAGTAAATGA
- the thiM gene encoding hydroxyethylthiazole kinase: MIIKTIREKNPLIHHITNYVTVNDCANVTIAMGASAAMADFYEEQADFAKISSALVLNTGTINQSIANSMLKAIREYALINKPIILDPVALGVSRARDEINFNLLDLQGIKIIKANASEMASVIGLDGKARGVDSTFVINDDFLIQAQKYATKTKRILAITGKIDYIISAEKIAKIYNGSAMAAKITGAGCMCASMCGVFSGVLEDKFQASLYALLSFDIASEIAQESSSGSGSFRVNLLDALSNLSDTDIEKRAKYEII, encoded by the coding sequence ATGATTATAAAAACAATAAGAGAAAAAAATCCTTTAATTCACCATATTACTAATTATGTTACGGTTAATGATTGTGCAAATGTTACTATAGCTATGGGAGCAAGTGCTGCTATGGCTGATTTTTACGAAGAGCAAGCTGATTTTGCTAAAATAAGTTCTGCTTTGGTGTTGAATACAGGAACTATCAATCAAAGTATTGCTAATTCTATGTTAAAAGCTATTAGAGAATATGCTTTAATAAATAAACCTATAATTCTTGATCCAGTTGCTTTAGGGGTAAGTCGTGCAAGAGATGAAATTAACTTTAATTTGCTTGATTTGCAAGGTATAAAGATTATAAAAGCTAATGCCTCAGAAATGGCTAGTGTGATAGGTTTAGATGGTAAAGCAAGAGGGGTTGATAGTACTTTTGTGATTAATGATGATTTTTTAATACAAGCTCAAAAATATGCTACAAAAACTAAACGCATATTAGCTATAACAGGTAAAATTGATTATATTATAAGTGCGGAAAAAATTGCAAAAATATACAATGGCTCTGCTATGGCAGCTAAAATTACTGGTGCTGGATGTATGTGTGCATCTATGTGTGGAGTATTTTCCGGTGTTTTGGAAGATAAATTTCAAGCTAGTTTATATGCTTTGCTTAGTTTTGATATAGCAAGCGAAATTGCCCAAGAAAGCTCTAGTGGAAGTGGCAGTTTTAGAGTAAATTTATTAGATGCTTTAAGCAATTTAAGTGATACGGATATAGAAAAAAGAGCAAAATATGAAATCATTTGA
- the thiD gene encoding bifunctional hydroxymethylpyrimidine kinase/phosphomethylpyrimidine kinase, with protein MQAKTKIKIPILTIAGSDCSGGAGIQADLKTFSAHNLFGMSVVLSVVAENTARVISCFDVPTKIIDEQMLAVYEDIEPAAVKIGMLGSKEIIACVKENLLKFNAKNVVIDPVMFAKNGYALMPLENCQFFKDEILSLADVLTPNIPEAEFLCGFKILNEDDMKKAAIKLYEEGAKSVLIKGGHSKDNTNDIFYDGKEFSIFKAEKIDTKNTHGTGCTLSSAIASNLALGKEKHKAIKLAKDYVYGAILNSLALGKGCGPTNHFYKFDKEE; from the coding sequence ATACAAGCAAAAACAAAAATCAAAATTCCTATCTTAACTATAGCTGGAAGTGATTGTAGTGGTGGAGCTGGCATACAAGCTGATTTAAAAACCTTTAGTGCGCATAATTTATTTGGTATGAGTGTGGTTTTAAGTGTTGTGGCTGAAAATACTGCAAGGGTGATTTCTTGTTTTGATGTGCCAACTAAGATAATAGATGAACAAATGTTAGCTGTTTATGAAGATATTGAACCAGCTGCTGTGAAAATTGGAATGTTAGGCTCAAAAGAAATTATAGCTTGCGTAAAAGAAAATTTATTGAAATTTAATGCTAAAAATGTAGTGATAGATCCTGTGATGTTTGCAAAAAATGGCTATGCTTTAATGCCTTTAGAAAATTGTCAGTTTTTTAAAGATGAAATTTTATCTTTAGCTGATGTGCTTACTCCAAATATACCTGAAGCTGAATTTTTATGTGGCTTTAAAATACTTAATGAAGATGATATGAAAAAAGCAGCTATAAAACTTTATGAAGAAGGTGCAAAAAGTGTTTTGATTAAAGGTGGGCATAGTAAAGATAATACTAATGATATATTTTATGATGGAAAAGAATTTAGTATTTTTAAAGCAGAAAAAATTGACACAAAGAATACTCATGGAACGGGTTGTACGCTAAGTTCGGCTATAGCTAGTAATCTTGCTTTAGGTAAGGAAAAGCATAAAGCTATAAAGCTTGCTAAGGATTATGTATATGGAGCTATTTTAAATTCTTTAGCACTTGGAAAAGGTTGTGGTCCAACAAATCATTTTTACAAATTTGATAAGGAAGAGTAA
- a CDS encoding low molecular weight protein-tyrosine-phosphatase — protein MVKIVFVCLGNICRSPMAEFIMKDLISKANLNDKFIICSAGTSGYHDGEDMHYKTKSLLKNKNIISEPFYSKKLTEKICKENDYIIVMDNTNYKDVNKNFPNFKHKIRKITSYAPKLGYDEVPDPWYSGNFDETYYILSKVCINLLNSFYKNLSFK, from the coding sequence ATGGTTAAAATTGTCTTTGTTTGTTTGGGTAATATATGTCGATCTCCTATGGCTGAATTTATCATGAAAGATCTTATATCAAAAGCAAATTTAAATGATAAATTCATTATTTGTAGTGCTGGAACATCTGGCTATCATGATGGAGAAGATATGCATTATAAAACAAAATCTTTGTTAAAAAATAAAAATATTATTTCAGAACCATTTTATAGTAAAAAACTAACTGAAAAAATATGTAAAGAAAATGATTATATCATAGTGATGGATAATACTAATTACAAAGATGTAAATAAAAATTTTCCTAATTTTAAACATAAAATTAGGAAAATTACTTCTTATGCTCCAAAATTAGGTTATGACGAAGTTCCTGATCCATGGTATAGTGGCAATTTTGATGAAACATATTACATACTCTCAAAAGTATGTATTAATTTATTAAACTCATTTTATAAAAATTTATCATTTAAATAA
- a CDS encoding methyl-accepting chemotaxis protein, with amino-acid sequence MQNVSHKTSEVIAQSEEIKNVTSIIGDIADQINLLALNAAIEAARAGEHGRGFAVVADEVRNLAERTQKSLGEIEANTNILVQSINEMGESIKEQTTGITQINDAVAQIDHVTQENLKIANDSAVISDNVNKIANDILEDARKKKF; translated from the coding sequence ATGCAAAATGTATCTCATAAAACTAGTGAAGTTATTGCTCAAAGTGAAGAGATTAAAAATGTTACTTCTATTATAGGTGATATTGCTGATCAAATTAACTTGCTTGCATTAAATGCTGCTATTGAAGCTGCTCGTGCAGGAGAACACGGTAGAGGCTTTGCTGTTGTTGCTGATGAAGTTAGAAACCTAGCTGAAAGAACTCAAAAGTCTTTAGGTGAAATAGAAGCTAATACTAATATCTTAGTTCAATCTATTAATGAAATGGGTGAGAGTATTAAAGAACAAACTACAGGTATTACTCAAATAAATGATGCTGTAGCTCAAATTGATCATGTAACCCAAGAGAACTTAAAAATAGCTAATGATAGTGCAGTAATATCTGATAATGTTAATAAGATAGCTAATGATATCTTAGAAGATGCTAGGAAGAAAAAATTCTAA
- the rsmG gene encoding 16S rRNA (guanine(527)-N(7))-methyltransferase RsmG: MNKYKEQLEFLKDFSNIDEFFTKISLYKDLLKKFNAVHNLTHLNDIDENIIDSIKILDFYDLNDFKKIIDIGSGAGFPAVFLACILQESKFFLFEPSAKKASFLRVVKTELDLKNVNIIKEKIENYPSFKVDLITSRALMDIKPLVKISSGFYDDKTLFLLYKGSEVYKELEDLKDYRIFNQGFRNYCLLKIKEKLC; encoded by the coding sequence TTGAATAAATATAAAGAACAACTAGAATTTTTAAAAGATTTTAGCAATATAGATGAATTTTTTACAAAAATATCTTTATATAAAGATTTACTAAAAAAATTCAATGCAGTGCATAATCTAACTCATCTTAATGATATTGATGAAAATATTATTGATAGTATTAAGATTTTAGATTTTTATGATTTAAATGATTTTAAAAAAATAATTGATATTGGTAGTGGTGCAGGTTTTCCAGCTGTATTTTTAGCATGTATTTTACAAGAGAGTAAATTTTTCCTTTTCGAGCCTAGTGCCAAAAAAGCATCTTTTTTAAGAGTAGTGAAAACTGAGCTTGATTTAAAAAATGTAAATATTATAAAGGAAAAAATAGAAAATTATCCATCTTTTAAAGTAGATTTGATTACTTCACGAGCCTTGATGGATATAAAACCTTTAGTGAAAATTTCAAGTGGTTTTTATGATGATAAAACATTATTTTTACTTTATAAAGGTAGTGAGGTTTATAAAGAATTAGAAGACTTGAAAGATTATCGGATTTTCAATCAAGGTTTTAGAAATTATTGTCTTTTGAAAATAAAGGAAAAATTATGTTAA
- the ribA gene encoding GTP cyclohydrolase II: MTIQISEIAKLPTRFGEFYIQSFKENDKEHLCIFKGKFDKEVNIRIHSECLTGDVLGSLKCDCGEQLEFSLKYIQEHNGMVIYLRQEGRGIGLFNKINAYALQDKGFDTIKANHQLGFKADERSYEIVNFILKYYGILKVNLLTNNPEKLHSLKEKINLRIPILVEANRFNKDYLEIKHTQMGHLS; this comes from the coding sequence ATGACTATTCAAATTTCTGAAATAGCAAAACTTCCTACTCGTTTTGGAGAATTTTATATACAGAGTTTTAAAGAAAACGATAAAGAACATCTTTGTATTTTTAAAGGAAAATTTGACAAAGAAGTAAATATTAGAATCCATTCAGAATGTTTAACAGGAGATGTTTTAGGAAGTTTAAAGTGTGATTGTGGAGAGCAACTTGAATTTTCACTAAAATATATTCAAGAACATAATGGTATGGTGATTTATTTAAGACAAGAAGGAAGAGGTATAGGACTTTTTAATAAAATTAACGCTTATGCATTACAAGATAAAGGTTTTGATACTATAAAGGCAAATCATCAGCTAGGTTTTAAAGCAGATGAGCGTAGTTATGAAATTGTTAATTTTATATTAAAGTATTATGGAATTTTAAAAGTTAATCTTTTGACTAATAATCCAGAAAAACTTCATTCATTAAAAGAAAAAATAAATTTAAGAATACCCATCTTGGTAGAGGCTAATCGTTTTAATAAAGATTATTTAGAGATTAAACATACACAAATGGGACATTTAAGTTGA
- the hemB gene encoding porphobilinogen synthase, with protein sequence MFKRFRRLRFNENIRNLVKENTINIDDLIYPLFVVDGKNIKNEISSMPGVFQMSLDEILKECEELIKLGIKAIILFGVLESSKKDSCGSDALSDDGLIAKSLRAIKTKFPHLVVITDLCFCEYTDHGHCGIIDPKSKSVDNDLTLEISAKQALIHAKNGADMIAPSGMMDGIIQTLRKALDENGFENLPIMAYSTKFASAYYGPFRDVADSAPSYGDRKTYQMDYANGKEALCESLEDEKQGADILMVKPALAYLDVVKDIANHSKLPLCVYNVSGEYALLKAGQKAGVIDYEKVMLETMLAFKRAGAKLIITYHAKEIAKILKNKE encoded by the coding sequence ATGTTTAAACGCTTCAGAAGATTAAGATTTAATGAAAATATAAGAAATTTAGTAAAAGAAAACACAATTAATATAGACGATTTAATTTATCCTTTATTTGTTGTTGATGGAAAAAACATTAAAAATGAAATTTCTTCTATGCCAGGTGTATTTCAAATGAGTTTAGATGAAATTTTAAAAGAATGTGAAGAATTAATTAAACTTGGTATTAAAGCTATCATTTTATTTGGTGTATTAGAAAGCTCTAAAAAAGATAGTTGTGGTAGTGATGCTTTAAGTGATGATGGTCTAATTGCTAAAAGCTTAAGAGCCATCAAAACGAAATTTCCACACTTAGTAGTAATTACTGATTTGTGTTTTTGTGAATATACTGATCATGGACATTGTGGCATAATAGATCCAAAAAGCAAAAGTGTAGATAATGATTTAACTTTAGAAATTTCAGCAAAACAAGCTTTAATTCATGCAAAAAATGGTGCAGATATGATTGCACCAAGTGGTATGATGGATGGAATAATACAAACGCTAAGAAAAGCTTTAGATGAAAATGGTTTTGAAAATTTGCCTATTATGGCATATTCAACCAAATTCGCTTCAGCCTATTATGGTCCATTTAGAGATGTTGCTGATTCTGCTCCAAGTTATGGAGATAGAAAAACCTATCAAATGGATTATGCTAATGGCAAAGAAGCCTTATGCGAAAGTTTAGAAGATGAAAAACAAGGCGCTGATATTTTAATGGTAAAACCAGCACTTGCTTATTTAGATGTGGTAAAAGATATAGCAAATCACTCTAAGCTTCCGCTTTGTGTGTATAATGTTAGCGGAGAATACGCCTTATTAAAAGCTGGTCAAAAAGCAGGTGTAATTGATTATGAAAAAGTAATGCTTGAAACAATGCTTGCCTTTAAAAGAGCTGGTGCTAAACTTATCATCACTTATCATGCAAAAGAAATAGCTAAAATATTAAAAAATAAGGAGTAA
- a CDS encoding DUF2603 domain-containing protein, with translation MNNLSKKTSQDIIDELSNHLGIEKHNQTIFHLTHINEKEKKLSLKNGHELAPEPWFIIDENDEVKTMFSVKTLIEFLQNAKEMQKDNFELKLEKAIYQQIPIDFNDVWIVAMDEIKHQIAKGAKEVNIDLDKLISNIHNKYPNLFIDMKEMMQKVKSNERL, from the coding sequence TTGAATAATTTAAGCAAGAAAACCTCACAAGATATTATAGATGAATTATCAAATCATTTAGGCATAGAAAAACACAACCAAACTATATTTCATCTCACTCATATAAACGAAAAAGAAAAAAAGTTAAGTCTAAAAAATGGTCATGAATTAGCACCTGAACCATGGTTTATAATAGATGAAAATGATGAAGTTAAAACTATGTTTTCTGTAAAAACTTTAATAGAATTTTTGCAAAATGCCAAAGAGATGCAAAAAGATAATTTTGAACTTAAATTAGAAAAAGCTATTTATCAACAAATACCTATTGATTTTAATGATGTATGGATTGTAGCTATGGATGAAATTAAACATCAAATAGCTAAAGGTGCGAAAGAGGTTAATATAGATTTAGATAAGTTAATTAGTAATATACACAATAAATATCCTAATTTATTTATAGATATGAAAGAAATGATGCAAAAGGTAAAATCAAATGAAAGATTATAA